A portion of the Pedobacter cryoconitis genome contains these proteins:
- a CDS encoding DUF4280 domain-containing protein encodes MSRKYVIDGACVICSLGTAKGKIKVTSQHKLFIQGKLKVTDEDKTLAPNFGSCKRSSNQPPCVPALQKWQQTSKKVVMGSRKFVMDNSTVKCSNGGLIIIDDDLQRASPGGADPEKISQLSSAMPMVPYQSTNISGN; translated from the coding sequence ATGAGTAGAAAATATGTTATTGATGGTGCCTGTGTAATATGTTCGCTGGGAACCGCTAAGGGCAAAATAAAAGTCACTTCTCAGCATAAATTATTTATACAGGGGAAGTTAAAAGTGACCGATGAAGATAAAACGTTAGCACCTAATTTTGGTTCCTGCAAGCGTTCATCGAACCAGCCCCCATGTGTTCCGGCTTTACAAAAGTGGCAGCAGACCAGTAAAAAAGTGGTAATGGGCAGCAGGAAGTTCGTAATGGATAACTCTACTGTTAAATGCAGTAATGGCGGTCTCATCATTATTGATGATGATCTGCAGCGGGCCTCACCGGGCGGTGCTGATCCGGAAAAAATAAGCCAGCTCTCTTCTGCAATGCCAATGGTACCTTATCAATCAACCAATATATCAGGCAACTAG
- a CDS encoding IlvD/Edd family dehydratase, whose translation MKSYRSSTWFGKKDKMGLIYRSWMKNQGMPEDMFDGRPVIGICNTWSELTPCNAHLRDIAESVRRGVLEAGGFPLEFPIMSLGETLMKPTAMLFRNLASMDAEESIRGNPIDGVVLLTGCDKTTPSTLMGAASVDLPTIVVPGGPMLNGKYHGHDIGSGTSVWKLTEELKKGEITYDEYAEVESCMSRSPGHCMTMGTASTMACMVEALGMSLSGGAAIPAVDSRRKRLAQLSGRRIVEMVKEDLKISKILTRDAFENAIKVNAAVGGSSNFIIHLTAIAGRMGVALNLEDFDAIGSKMPLLVNLMPSGKFLMEDFYYAGGVPAVLKQMQSVLKMDTITVSGKTHAWNIANTGINYNKEVIYEFEQPLIQEAGITVLKGNLAVNGAVIKPSAATPSLMQHRGRAVVFKDIEDYHARVDDPDLDIDETCVMVLKTVGPVGYPGMPEVGNMTLPKKLLDKGVTDMVRISDGRMSGTAYGTVVLHVSPESAIGGNLAFVENGDIIELDVANKRIHLEVSDEALALRRNNWVQPVPAATRGYVNLYIKHVQQADKGADLDFLVGGSGSTVTRDSH comes from the coding sequence ATGAAATCATATAGAAGTTCGACCTGGTTTGGGAAAAAAGATAAAATGGGCCTCATCTATCGCAGTTGGATGAAAAACCAGGGCATGCCCGAAGATATGTTTGACGGCAGACCGGTAATAGGGATTTGTAATACATGGTCTGAACTTACACCTTGCAATGCCCACCTGCGCGATATTGCCGAAAGTGTTCGTCGCGGGGTATTGGAGGCTGGCGGCTTTCCACTGGAATTCCCCATCATGTCATTGGGAGAAACGCTCATGAAACCCACTGCCATGTTGTTCCGTAATCTCGCCAGTATGGATGCAGAGGAATCAATAAGAGGCAACCCTATTGATGGTGTAGTATTACTTACTGGCTGTGATAAAACTACGCCTTCTACGTTAATGGGAGCGGCAAGTGTAGATCTGCCAACGATTGTGGTTCCTGGCGGGCCCATGTTAAACGGAAAATATCACGGACATGACATAGGCTCAGGAACAAGTGTATGGAAGCTGACAGAGGAATTAAAGAAAGGCGAAATTACTTATGATGAATATGCAGAAGTAGAAAGTTGTATGTCTCGTAGTCCGGGCCACTGTATGACAATGGGAACGGCTTCCACTATGGCTTGCATGGTAGAAGCGTTAGGTATGAGCCTTTCTGGTGGTGCGGCTATACCTGCCGTTGATTCCCGCCGGAAAAGGCTTGCTCAGCTATCCGGAAGGAGAATAGTTGAAATGGTTAAAGAAGACTTGAAAATTTCTAAAATATTAACCCGGGATGCTTTTGAAAATGCAATTAAGGTAAATGCTGCGGTAGGAGGTTCCTCAAACTTTATTATTCACCTCACCGCTATTGCAGGGCGTATGGGGGTAGCGCTAAACTTAGAGGATTTTGATGCTATTGGCAGTAAAATGCCTCTTCTTGTAAATCTTATGCCTTCAGGGAAATTTTTGATGGAGGATTTTTACTATGCTGGTGGTGTACCTGCTGTTTTAAAACAAATGCAATCTGTTTTAAAAATGGATACCATTACGGTAAGCGGGAAAACGCATGCCTGGAACATAGCTAATACAGGAATAAATTATAATAAGGAAGTTATTTATGAATTTGAGCAGCCACTCATTCAAGAAGCCGGAATTACTGTACTAAAAGGTAATCTTGCAGTTAACGGAGCGGTTATAAAGCCATCTGCAGCTACGCCCAGTTTGATGCAGCATCGAGGTAGGGCAGTAGTGTTTAAAGACATTGAGGATTACCATGCGAGAGTAGATGACCCTGATTTGGATATCGATGAAACTTGTGTAATGGTCTTGAAAACGGTTGGTCCGGTCGGCTATCCAGGTATGCCTGAGGTAGGCAATATGACTTTACCGAAAAAGCTGCTTGACAAAGGCGTAACAGATATGGTAAGGATATCGGATGGCAGGATGAGTGGTACGGCATATGGTACAGTTGTACTGCATGTATCGCCAGAGTCTGCTATTGGTGGAAATTTAGCTTTTGTAGAAAACGGAGATATAATTGAGCTGGATGTAGCCAATAAACGTATCCACCTTGAAGTGAGTGATGAAGCATTAGCCCTGAGGCGAAACAATTGGGTACAGCCAGTTCCTGCTGCAACACGTGGTTATGTAAACTTATATATCAAACATGTTCAGCAGGCAGATAAGGGTGCTGATCTGGACTTTTTAGTAGGCGGCTCAGGTTCAACAGTAACCAGAGACTCTCATTAA
- a CDS encoding SusC/RagA family TonB-linked outer membrane protein, with protein MKKKLLPLVFICTVLTVFILFESASASAGGLTTVIFSKSLTTKKLKLASIGITGKVTDEQAIGLPGVSVVEKGTQNATTTNASGSYKINVANTNAVLVFTSIGYNPVEITVNTKTVVNVSMVAVTNALNEVIVTALGIKREAKSLGYSAQKANVQALQTNRTTNLANALEGQISGLDVSPPAAGPGGSTKIRLRGQSSFTADNSPLIVINGLPMSQGASSNNGYTQNVDQGDNLQGINQDDIESMTILKGSTAAALYGSRAVNGAIIITTKSGSKNSGIGIEFNSNFTLNQALDYTDFQYEYGQGENNIRPSSQGTAQSSGAWSFGVPFDDVPTYQFDGVQRPYAPVKNRISTFFRPASSWSNTVALSGGNDKGSFRVSLSNQDAQGIIPNNDFHKKIFNVGINYKLTDKLSAQFYVNYDHQFNNNPPLVGVQGNAIPTSIYRLANSISFDVLEAGATDANGNETPTSRFATVTNPYWILAHQFQRQTKDHLLGTAVVRYQFFDWLYFQGRANMDLLQSTYESNTPTGTLAVSAAPAGLFNGSYGISTASTRQNNFDFLLGGGHKWKDFSFNATAGGNNFPLTSSTFNEAVTNFYIRGLYTIGNGVTANSSYNLTKQTVNSLYGTAELSYKNLFYLNLTGRTDWYSVLARDIDHYFYPSISGSFVFSELLPKAKWLNFGKIRVAVAETGSAQGVGSYNALTFALAQNSFNGLPLGSINGTSSPNTQIKPFGVNEKEIGIELHMFNNRVNLDVAAYDKKTTNQAVPISLSAASGYSTTLVNLGGLDNKGLEFNLELIPVQNNKFTWKTAFNSAFNSSKVLSLANNQSQLVVGSPEFFGSIVDVVGLPLNQIVGSTYKRDASGNIVLSGGKPVASDKPVNFGSGLPTATGGWLNTLNYKGFTFVAHIDYKAGGKVLSSTSLNLLREGLSKESLPGRVGGVIFPGVNATDGLPNTTAVNAEDFYANYRSTNILDPFIYSSGFIKLRNLSLGYDLSKFINKKYVKSLVLSAVCHNVLIIKKYTPNIDPEAIASSGDNLTGYEQASLPTTRTFGFNLNVRF; from the coding sequence ATGAAAAAAAAATTACTTCCACTAGTATTTATTTGTACGGTGTTAACGGTATTCATTCTTTTCGAATCCGCGAGCGCATCAGCTGGTGGGCTAACAACCGTAATATTTAGCAAATCTTTAACAACAAAAAAGTTAAAATTAGCTTCGATAGGAATTACAGGTAAAGTTACCGATGAACAGGCAATTGGTTTACCCGGCGTTAGCGTTGTTGAAAAGGGAACTCAAAATGCTACTACAACCAATGCATCTGGCAGTTATAAGATAAATGTTGCAAATACCAATGCGGTGTTGGTGTTCACATCCATTGGCTATAATCCCGTAGAAATAACGGTAAATACAAAAACCGTTGTTAATGTTTCTATGGTGGCGGTTACAAATGCTTTGAATGAGGTTATCGTAACTGCCCTCGGTATAAAGAGGGAAGCCAAAAGCCTGGGGTACTCGGCTCAGAAAGCCAACGTACAGGCATTACAAACTAACCGCACGACTAACCTTGCCAATGCACTTGAGGGCCAGATCTCCGGGCTGGACGTCTCTCCACCCGCCGCAGGGCCAGGTGGAAGTACAAAGATTCGTTTGCGTGGACAATCTTCTTTCACCGCAGACAATTCGCCGCTAATCGTAATCAATGGCTTGCCAATGTCGCAGGGCGCGAGCAGTAATAATGGTTATACACAAAATGTCGACCAGGGAGATAATTTGCAAGGTATCAATCAGGATGACATCGAATCGATGACTATTCTAAAAGGATCTACCGCTGCAGCATTGTATGGGTCGCGTGCAGTTAACGGCGCAATAATTATTACGACAAAGTCGGGATCCAAAAACAGTGGAATAGGTATTGAGTTCAACTCTAATTTTACGCTAAACCAAGCGCTCGATTATACAGATTTTCAATATGAGTACGGGCAAGGTGAAAATAATATTCGTCCCTCCTCACAAGGAACTGCGCAGAGTTCTGGTGCCTGGAGTTTTGGTGTGCCATTTGATGATGTACCAACGTATCAATTCGACGGAGTTCAACGTCCCTATGCGCCTGTTAAAAACAGAATAAGTACGTTCTTTAGACCTGCATCATCGTGGAGTAATACAGTTGCACTTTCTGGCGGTAATGACAAAGGAAGTTTTCGGGTGTCTCTTTCTAATCAAGACGCTCAGGGCATAATACCAAACAACGATTTTCATAAAAAGATTTTTAACGTTGGCATTAACTATAAACTTACCGATAAATTATCTGCACAATTTTACGTTAACTATGATCACCAATTTAATAACAATCCGCCACTTGTAGGCGTCCAGGGAAATGCAATTCCTACATCAATTTACAGGCTGGCTAACTCCATTTCTTTTGATGTACTTGAGGCAGGCGCAACGGATGCCAACGGAAATGAAACACCAACTTCGAGGTTTGCTACCGTTACCAACCCATACTGGATATTAGCGCACCAATTTCAAAGACAAACAAAAGATCATTTGTTAGGTACTGCTGTGGTACGCTATCAGTTTTTCGATTGGCTATATTTTCAGGGCAGGGCAAATATGGACCTTTTGCAATCTACCTATGAATCAAACACTCCAACTGGTACGCTGGCTGTATCTGCAGCACCTGCAGGGCTGTTCAACGGTAGCTATGGGATAAGTACAGCAAGTACACGCCAAAATAATTTTGACTTCTTGCTGGGTGGTGGGCATAAGTGGAAAGATTTTTCATTTAATGCAACGGCAGGTGGTAATAACTTTCCATTAACTTCCTCTACATTTAATGAAGCGGTAACAAACTTTTACATCAGAGGTTTATATACGATCGGAAACGGTGTTACGGCAAATTCGAGTTACAACTTGACTAAACAAACAGTAAATTCATTGTATGGTACTGCAGAATTGTCGTACAAAAATTTATTCTACCTGAATCTTACCGGCCGTACAGATTGGTATTCGGTACTGGCCAGAGATATAGATCACTATTTCTATCCCTCAATTAGCGGAAGTTTCGTTTTTTCGGAATTACTTCCAAAAGCAAAATGGTTAAATTTTGGAAAGATTAGAGTTGCTGTTGCAGAAACCGGAAGCGCACAGGGCGTTGGAAGCTACAATGCATTAACATTTGCGCTTGCTCAAAATTCATTCAATGGGCTTCCCTTAGGAAGTATAAACGGGACATCTTCACCAAACACCCAAATTAAGCCTTTTGGTGTAAATGAAAAAGAAATAGGTATCGAGTTACACATGTTCAACAACAGAGTGAATCTGGACGTGGCTGCTTACGATAAAAAAACGACTAATCAAGCCGTTCCAATAAGCCTGTCTGCAGCAAGCGGATATAGCACCACATTAGTTAACTTAGGTGGTTTGGATAATAAAGGATTAGAATTTAACCTGGAATTAATACCTGTTCAAAATAACAAATTTACCTGGAAAACCGCTTTTAATTCTGCTTTCAACTCTTCAAAAGTATTGTCATTAGCTAACAACCAATCGCAACTTGTAGTGGGCAGTCCTGAGTTTTTTGGGTCTATTGTTGACGTGGTAGGTTTACCCCTTAACCAAATTGTAGGTTCAACTTACAAGCGGGATGCTTCCGGAAATATCGTATTATCGGGAGGCAAACCCGTAGCAAGTGATAAACCAGTTAATTTTGGTAGTGGCCTTCCTACAGCAACAGGGGGCTGGCTAAATACGTTGAACTACAAAGGCTTTACCTTTGTTGCCCATATTGATTATAAAGCAGGAGGTAAAGTACTCTCGAGCACAAGTTTAAACTTATTAAGAGAAGGTTTATCAAAAGAGTCTTTACCTGGCCGTGTGGGTGGAGTAATTTTTCCTGGCGTAAACGCTACTGACGGATTACCAAATACCACCGCTGTAAATGCAGAAGATTTTTACGCAAATTATCGTTCAACGAATATCTTAGATCCATTTATTTATAGCTCGGGCTTTATTAAATTAAGAAACCTTTCGCTGGGATACGACTTGTCTAAATTTATCAATAAAAAATATGTGAAAAGCTTAGTGCTTTCTGCGGTATGTCATAATGTATTGATCATTAAGAAATATACGCCAAACATTGATCCTGAAGCAATAGCCTCAAGCGGAGATAACTTAACAGGTTATGAGCAAGCATCACTACCAACAACACGTACTTTCGGATTTAACTTAAACGTAAGATTCTAA
- a CDS encoding SusD/RagB family nutrient-binding outer membrane lipoprotein — translation MKNLIRIIVIAIWVPVISSCNKGFDQLNINPNNPTELDASFLFTSAQFGTHGATMETEPTIVQQFVNPFSGITSAFNFNQLNQTYTSQNWNAEYTGTNSGATSSSGPVQLLVQILSQLKGNAARTNLYNEARIWKAYQFMMLVDSYGNVPYSEAGQAYLSNVLTPKYDNQAMIYTDLINEVTAATAALDPTKDIVKADVFYGGNIAQWKRLGYSLLLRLGMRYSKFEPAKAQAIVQAAVAGGVMTSNADNCYLKYNTTYVNPVSQTITAIANTYYLAAPFVDQLKNSGDPRLKFISGKYANPLSAPTSIPDTISANQFGLPIGYSNATLPTAPGFRGSNGSGFNYSQVNYSVFGSLTAPQFFITHAQTQLLLAEAAFRGWITGSTPDVYYANGIRAAMDQWTTYNPAAIIPLATQNAFINNPVNAYTTANALNLINTQYWVASWGNGTEAFANFRRSGFPALSPNTMPGQNITGGFVRRFVYPTLELSANSTNYQAAVADNGGPDNMDTRVFWDK, via the coding sequence ATGAAAAATTTAATCAGAATTATAGTCATCGCAATCTGGGTCCCAGTAATTTCCAGTTGCAATAAAGGGTTTGATCAATTGAATATTAATCCAAATAACCCAACAGAACTCGACGCATCATTCTTGTTTACGAGTGCACAATTTGGAACGCATGGAGCAACGATGGAAACCGAGCCAACAATTGTGCAGCAATTTGTAAATCCGTTTTCAGGAATCACCTCGGCATTTAATTTTAATCAGCTGAATCAAACCTATACTTCGCAAAATTGGAATGCTGAATATACGGGAACAAATAGTGGCGCAACAAGCTCTTCAGGTCCTGTTCAATTGCTGGTCCAAATATTAAGCCAGCTCAAAGGCAATGCAGCAAGGACAAATTTATATAACGAAGCCAGAATCTGGAAAGCTTACCAATTTATGATGCTGGTAGATAGTTACGGAAACGTGCCATATAGTGAAGCCGGACAAGCCTATTTATCAAATGTGCTTACGCCTAAATACGATAATCAGGCAATGATTTACACTGACCTGATTAACGAAGTTACTGCGGCAACCGCAGCTTTAGATCCAACAAAGGATATAGTAAAGGCTGATGTGTTTTACGGTGGCAATATCGCCCAATGGAAAAGATTGGGTTATTCCTTATTACTTCGATTAGGTATGAGATATAGTAAATTTGAACCTGCAAAAGCGCAAGCTATTGTGCAAGCTGCCGTAGCAGGTGGTGTAATGACATCAAATGCTGACAACTGTTATCTGAAATACAATACAACTTACGTGAATCCCGTGAGCCAGACTATTACTGCGATAGCGAATACTTATTATTTAGCGGCTCCCTTTGTTGATCAACTAAAAAATAGTGGTGATCCGCGATTGAAGTTTATATCCGGCAAATACGCAAACCCATTATCGGCACCTACAAGCATACCAGACACCATATCTGCAAATCAGTTCGGACTTCCTATAGGCTATAGCAACGCTACTTTACCAACTGCCCCTGGATTTAGAGGTAGTAACGGCTCGGGTTTTAATTATTCGCAGGTTAATTATAGTGTTTTCGGTAGTTTAACCGCTCCGCAATTTTTTATCACTCATGCTCAAACGCAATTACTGCTGGCAGAGGCCGCTTTTAGAGGCTGGATAACTGGTAGTACACCTGATGTTTATTATGCGAATGGTATCCGTGCGGCAATGGATCAATGGACAACCTATAATCCAGCAGCCATCATTCCTTTAGCTACACAAAATGCATTTATTAATAATCCCGTTAATGCTTATACAACGGCAAATGCACTAAACCTTATTAATACTCAATATTGGGTGGCGTCCTGGGGCAATGGTACCGAGGCATTTGCTAACTTCAGGAGAAGCGGTTTCCCGGCCTTATCGCCCAATACCATGCCAGGACAAAATATAACTGGTGGTTTTGTTCGCCGGTTTGTTTATCCAACGCTTGAGCTTTCTGCAAACTCAACGAATTACCAGGCAGCAGTTGCAGACAATGGTGGGCCAGATAATATGGACACACGTGTTTTTTGGGATAAATAG
- a CDS encoding type VI secretion system Vgr family protein has protein sequence MEQKIITEIHIEGKEVLHFSNLIIRQYFNRHHEFELHVDHDTFELSGSYRADRSRELIGKDISIVLTDSVTGNETRFAGIIFEIDLAQGHGFHGEVILSGFSPTILLDSGPNIKSFKGMTLQEIVNKVGSSVAGNDLSFSVKPHYTKPIPYITQYKESAFTFMNRLSAEYGEWFYYEGDTLHFGKPDSQVEVNLIYGQDLHNLNWSMKLSPVNTSHYSYNSSLHQLNNSEATGEVSGLNEQHEFAVSRSKSLFSETYDTPVNTRVQNQKELENIVKLRKEGTIADMVRITGHSRNPGVNLGSIANIEVSRKELSDFIQETYGSYLITEVVHQIDGNNRYINDFIAIPSATEIMPVHHVVYPVAESQVATVTANHDPEGQSRIQVQMLWQKDETTEWIRVLQPDAGSGEVNGNNRGFYVIPEIGDQVIVGFRYNDPNRPFVMGSIYHSQNTDSAIQANNHLKSLSTRSGHMIEFDDSKGSQGITITDQNNNVIHIDTQGNNITISALETMTFNSKNMKINVQENMDVSVGKNKKEFVTENFDLQVKNMKTTVAENADQVTGKKAQHIAGEMTMHTNEGKILIDGTGKITIQSKDRIDYGE, from the coding sequence TTGGAACAGAAAATAATTACAGAGATCCACATTGAAGGGAAAGAAGTATTACATTTCTCAAACCTGATTATCCGTCAGTATTTTAACCGGCATCATGAATTTGAATTACATGTTGACCACGATACTTTTGAACTTTCAGGAAGTTACCGCGCTGACCGCAGCAGAGAGCTGATCGGTAAAGACATATCAATTGTATTAACTGATAGTGTAACCGGGAATGAGACCCGTTTTGCAGGTATCATATTTGAGATCGATCTGGCTCAGGGACACGGGTTTCATGGTGAAGTGATACTAAGTGGATTTAGTCCTACGATCTTACTGGATAGTGGTCCTAACATCAAGTCCTTTAAAGGAATGACTCTTCAGGAGATCGTGAATAAAGTGGGTTCTTCGGTAGCAGGGAATGATCTTAGCTTCTCCGTAAAACCGCACTATACGAAGCCTATACCTTATATTACACAGTATAAAGAAAGTGCGTTTACTTTTATGAACCGTCTTTCTGCAGAATATGGAGAATGGTTCTATTATGAAGGGGATACTTTACATTTTGGAAAACCCGACAGCCAGGTAGAAGTTAACCTTATATATGGACAGGATTTACATAATCTGAATTGGTCAATGAAACTCAGTCCGGTGAATACTTCGCATTACAGTTATAATTCCTCCTTACACCAGCTCAATAATTCTGAAGCAACCGGAGAGGTTAGCGGACTAAATGAGCAGCATGAATTTGCAGTATCCAGGTCAAAAAGCTTATTTTCTGAAACCTATGATACTCCTGTAAATACACGTGTTCAAAATCAAAAGGAACTGGAAAACATCGTTAAATTACGTAAAGAAGGTACAATAGCTGATATGGTCAGGATTACCGGACACAGCCGGAACCCTGGTGTAAATCTGGGAAGTATCGCAAACATTGAAGTCTCCAGAAAAGAGCTGTCTGATTTTATTCAAGAAACCTACGGAAGTTACTTAATTACAGAAGTAGTCCATCAGATAGATGGAAATAATCGCTATATCAATGACTTTATTGCTATCCCTTCTGCTACTGAAATAATGCCTGTTCATCATGTTGTTTATCCTGTAGCAGAATCTCAGGTAGCTACAGTGACCGCTAATCATGATCCTGAAGGTCAAAGCCGTATCCAGGTTCAGATGTTATGGCAAAAAGATGAAACAACTGAATGGATCCGGGTTTTACAGCCTGATGCCGGAAGTGGCGAGGTCAATGGGAATAACAGGGGGTTTTATGTCATCCCCGAGATTGGAGATCAGGTCATCGTCGGCTTTAGATATAATGATCCTAACCGGCCTTTCGTGATGGGAAGCATCTACCATAGCCAGAATACTGATAGTGCAATACAGGCAAATAACCATCTCAAAAGCCTGTCTACACGCAGCGGACATATGATTGAATTTGATGACAGTAAGGGTTCTCAGGGAATAACTATTACCGATCAGAATAATAACGTGATACATATTGATACTCAGGGTAATAACATCACTATTTCTGCATTGGAAACGATGACCTTCAACTCGAAAAACATGAAGATCAATGTCCAGGAAAATATGGACGTATCCGTTGGAAAGAATAAGAAGGAATTTGTCACTGAAAACTTTGATTTACAGGTTAAGAACATGAAAACCACGGTGGCAGAAAATGCAGATCAGGTTACCGGTAAAAAGGCACAGCACATTGCAGGAGAAATGACAATGCATACAAATGAAGGGAAAATACTCATTGATGGTACAGGAAAGATCACCATACAAAGTAAAGACCGGATAGATTATGGAGAATAA
- a CDS encoding AraC family transcriptional regulator translates to MKATLKKATPNPEHSFNIRKDIGHAILSAWHYHPECELLVVKRTYGTCLIGDHVGPFKNGDVFLFGSNLPHTFRCEQKYLESDTEKVGETIVILFQTNIWGDAFLNLPEISPIVKMLNTSKLGLRLKGVTRRKVGKIAEEMLNESPARKLISLLSALEIIAVSKEYEIISSNGFNPEVNSIDQNRINTIFEYTFNNYHKKIGLEDVAALINMGKHSFCRYFKSKTKKTYIQFLMEVRIGNACRLLLEEEFNITEVGYACGYNNISHFYHQFKTLTKKNPMDYRHNYLKTEEKKFT, encoded by the coding sequence ATGAAAGCTACGTTAAAAAAGGCTACTCCGAACCCGGAGCATTCCTTTAATATCCGTAAGGATATAGGGCATGCGATATTAAGTGCCTGGCATTATCACCCCGAGTGCGAGCTATTGGTTGTTAAAAGGACCTACGGTACCTGCCTGATAGGCGACCATGTTGGTCCTTTTAAAAATGGTGATGTATTTTTATTTGGATCAAACCTGCCACATACTTTCCGGTGTGAACAAAAATATCTGGAAAGCGATACTGAAAAAGTTGGAGAAACAATCGTGATTCTTTTTCAAACTAACATCTGGGGCGATGCATTTTTAAATCTACCTGAAATTAGCCCAATTGTTAAAATGCTGAATACTAGTAAGCTGGGTTTGCGGTTAAAAGGAGTAACCAGAAGAAAGGTCGGCAAAATAGCGGAGGAAATGCTCAACGAATCGCCTGCCCGTAAGTTGATCAGTTTATTATCCGCTTTGGAAATAATAGCTGTTTCGAAAGAATATGAAATTATATCATCCAACGGCTTTAACCCAGAAGTGAATAGCATCGATCAAAACCGCATCAACACGATATTCGAGTATACGTTTAATAATTACCACAAAAAAATAGGGCTAGAAGATGTGGCTGCATTAATTAACATGGGAAAGCACTCTTTTTGCAGGTACTTTAAATCCAAAACAAAGAAAACATATATCCAGTTTTTAATGGAAGTGAGAATTGGAAATGCATGCAGATTGTTATTAGAAGAGGAATTTAATATAACTGAGGTAGGCTATGCCTGTGGCTATAACAATATTTCTCATTTCTATCATCAATTTAAAACGCTTACGAAAAAAAATCCAATGGATTACAGACACAATTATCTTAAAACTGAGGAGAAAAAATTTACCTGA